A genomic stretch from Mus pahari chromosome 6, PAHARI_EIJ_v1.1, whole genome shotgun sequence includes:
- the Iqcc gene encoding LOW QUALITY PROTEIN: IQ domain-containing protein C (The sequence of the model RefSeq protein was modified relative to this genomic sequence to represent the inferred CDS: inserted 2 bases in 1 codon; deleted 1 base in 1 codon; substituted 1 base at 1 genomic stop codon), whose product MDPDLFLRKVSKLQAGFRGFLVRRQFQNLRAEYEAIVQEIEGDLSTLQWTGGWIPKPVFLPEAKSHQSWKAEKIPNPEQKLWSHSPYKDSEKELMWEEIVLKKTEESPANAGSLCRDDSTWLQAEQGRKASWGNSRDTSVSKVENADLGLSLSQQELQEHRNHLAMELLWLQQAINSRKEYLILKQTLRSPEASQTRGKPPDTYLKHRGQAYDKTWLQSSCVLDNQSYRDRIIGEPHRAEDSCHKGRLKPQKLLDRVTHAGKTTAGSKGRELCYRNSAPQLPAALESQAGGDRVTKGPDHGGQRFKETSLQQLKVLEDQIPGELKFRSPCSEKAETQLPTLXENLNIEDRYSRKPSYKETHSRSTGAYDLNISEGHVIWDETLAGQKXGSLDLIRTKPSKSHTPSASTSGHGNTSKLSPEGWGNRGALQWR is encoded by the exons ATGGATCCGGACCTCTTCCTTCGGAAGGTGTCTAAATTACAG GCCGGCTTCCGAGGCTTCTTGGTCCGACGTCAATTCCAGAACCTTCGAGCCGAGTATGAGGCAATTGTACAGGAGATTGAGGGTGACCTCAGCACGCTTCAGTGGACTGGGGGCTGGATCCCCAAGCCCGTATTTCTCCCAGAG GCAAAATCTCATCAGTCCTGGAAAGCTGAGAAAATACCAAACCCAGAGCAGAAACTATGGAGCCATTCCCCATATAAAGACTCTGAAAAAGAGCTCATGTGGGAGGAGATAGTactgaagaagacagaagagagcccAGCAAATGCAGGAAGTCTTTGCAGAGACGACAGCACCTGGCTGCAGGCTGAGCAGGGCAGGAAAGCCAGCTGGGGAAACAGCCGAGATACCTCTGTCTCCAAGGTGGAAAATGCAG ACCTAGGACTGTCCCTGAGTCAACAGGAGCTCCAGGAGCACCGCAACCACTTAGCCATGGAGCTGCTGTGGCTACAGCAGGCCATCAACAGTCGGAAGGAG TACCTAATTCTCAAGCAAACACTGAGATCCCCAGAAGCAAGCCAAACCAGAGGCAAGCCTCCTGACACGTACCTGAAGCACAGGGGACAGGCCTATGATAAGACCTGGTTGCAATCAAGCTGCGTTCTGGACAACCAATCCTATAGAGACAGGATCATCGGAGAGCCCCATCGTGCAGAGGACTCCTGCCACAAGGGCAGATTGAAGCCCCAGAAGCTCCTAGACCGTGTGacccatgcaggcaaaaccactgCTGGGTCTAAAGGCAGGGAACTCTGCTATAGGAACTCTGCACCACAGCTGCCTGCAGCATTAGAGAGCCAGGCTGGAGGGGACAGGGTCACCAAAGGACCAGACCATGGTGGACAGCGCTTTAAGGAAACCTCCCTCCAGCAGTTGAAAGTCCTAGAGGATCAGATCCCTGGGGAA CTCAAGTTTAGGAGTCCTTGTTCTGAAAAGGCTGAAACACAGCTGCCCACTCT TGAAAATCTAAATATTGAGGACAGATATTCCAGAAAGCCAAGCTACAAGGAAACTCACAGCCGAAGCACCGGGGCCTATGATTTGAATATCTCAGAAGGCCACGTGATTTGGGATGAGACCTTGGCAGGGCAGAAATGAGGTAGCTTGGATCTCATTAGGACTAAACCATCcaagagc cacacacccagtgctAGCACTTCTGGCCATGGAAATACCAGTAAGCTTAGTCCAGAAGGATGGGGAAACCGTGGAGCTCTGCAATGGAGATGA
- the Ccdc28b gene encoding coiled-coil domain-containing protein 28B isoform X2, with product MEDKKKKRSPKPCPTQPAQAPGTLRRVPVPTSHSGSLALGLPHLPSPKQRAKFKRVGKEKCRPVLAGGGGGSAGTPLQHSFLTEVTDVYEMEGGLLNLLNDFHSGRLQAFGKECSFEQLEHVREMQEKLARLHFSLDVCGEEEDEDEEEDGVTEGLPEEQKKTMADRNLDQLLSNLEDLSNSIQKLHLAENAEPEEQPAA from the exons AtggaagacaaaaagaagaaacgGAGTCCTAAGCCCTGCCCGACCCAACCAGCACAGGCCCCAGGCACACTGCGCAGAGTCCCTGTGCCCACCAGCCACAGTGGCTCCTTGGCTCTGGGACTCCCTCATTTGCCATCACCCAAACAGCGAGCCAAGTTCAAGAG AGTAGGCAAGGAGAAATGCCGACCGGTGCTGGCTGGAGGTGGAGGCGGCTCCGCAGGCACACCCCTGCAACACTCCTTCCTGACAGAGGTGACAGATGTTTATGAGATGGAGGGGGGGCTGCTGAACTTACTCAATGATTTTCATTCAGGCCGCCTGCAGGCCTTTG GGAAGGAATGTTCCTTCGAGCAGTTGGAGCATGTTCGGGAGATGCAGGAGAAGTTGGCCAGACTGCACTTCAGCCTGGATGtgtgtggggaggaagaggacgaggacgaggaagAGGATGGCGTCACAGAAGGCTTGCCTGAGGAGCAGAAGAAGACAATGGCTGACCGCAACCTGGACCAGCTGCTTAGCAAT CTGGAAGATCTTAGCAATTCCAT ACAGAAGTTACACTTGGCAGAGAATGCCGAGCCTGAGGAGCAGCCAGCGGCGTAG
- the Ccdc28b gene encoding coiled-coil domain-containing protein 28B isoform X1, which yields MEDKKKKRSPKPCPTQPAQAPGTLRRVPVPTSHSGSLALGLPHLPSPKQRAKFKRVGKEKCRPVLAGGGGGSAGTPLQHSFLTEVTDVYEMEGGLLNLLNDFHSGRLQAFGKECSFEQLEHVREMQEKLARLHFSLDVCGEEEDEDEEEDGVTEGLPEEQKKTMADRNLDQLLSNVGHRAGCCGSWDTTGGEGTGSQVSHGKLGVHEPKSCEPPKLHQ from the exons AtggaagacaaaaagaagaaacgGAGTCCTAAGCCCTGCCCGACCCAACCAGCACAGGCCCCAGGCACACTGCGCAGAGTCCCTGTGCCCACCAGCCACAGTGGCTCCTTGGCTCTGGGACTCCCTCATTTGCCATCACCCAAACAGCGAGCCAAGTTCAAGAG AGTAGGCAAGGAGAAATGCCGACCGGTGCTGGCTGGAGGTGGAGGCGGCTCCGCAGGCACACCCCTGCAACACTCCTTCCTGACAGAGGTGACAGATGTTTATGAGATGGAGGGGGGGCTGCTGAACTTACTCAATGATTTTCATTCAGGCCGCCTGCAGGCCTTTG GGAAGGAATGTTCCTTCGAGCAGTTGGAGCATGTTCGGGAGATGCAGGAGAAGTTGGCCAGACTGCACTTCAGCCTGGATGtgtgtggggaggaagaggacgaggacgaggaagAGGATGGCGTCACAGAAGGCTTGCCTGAGGAGCAGAAGAAGACAATGGCTGACCGCAACCTGGACCAGCTGCTTAGCAATGTGGGTCATAGAGCTGGCTGTTGTGGATCCTGGGACACAACGGGTGGAGAGGGCACAGGCTCCCAAGTCTCCCATGGAAAGTTGGGGGTACATGAACCCAAGAGTTGTGAGCCCCCCAAGCTCCACCAGTAG
- the Txlna gene encoding alpha-taxilin, whose translation MKNQDKKNGPAKHSNSKSSPGQREAGPEGAHGRPRQTALGAEAEGSTSQAPGKTEGARAKAAQTGALCDVSEELSRQLEDILSTYCVDNNQGGPGEEGAQGEPTEPEDTEKSRTYAARNGEPEPAIPVVNGEKETSKGEPGTEEIRASDEVGDRDHRRPQEKKKAKGLGKEITLLMQTLNTLSTPEEKLAALCKKYAELLEEHRNSQKQMKLLQKKQSQLVQEKDHLRGEHSKAVLARSKLESLCRELQRHNRSLKEEGVQRAREEEEKRKEVTSHFQVTLNDIQLQMEQHNERNSKLRQENMELAERLKKLIEQYELREEHIDKVFKHKDLQQQLVDAKLQQAQEMLKEAEERHQREKEFLLKEAVESQRMCELMKQQENHLKQQLALYTEKFEEFQNTLSKSSEVFTTFKQEMEKMTKKIKKLEKETTMYRSRWESSNKALLEMAEEKTLRDKELEGLQVKIQRLEKLCRALQTERNDLNKRVQDLTAGGITDIGTERRPEATTASKEQGVESPGAQPASSPKATDAPCCSGAPSTGTAGQTGPREPTPATA comes from the exons GGGCTCGAGCTAAAGCGGCTCAGACCGGGGCCCTCTGTGACGTCTCTGAGGAGCTGAGCCGGCAGTTGGAAGACATCCTGAGTACATACTGTGTGGACAACAATCAGGGAGGCCCAGGTGAGGAGGGAGCGCAGGGTGAGCCCACTGAGCCGGAAGACACCGAGAAGTCCCGAACCTATGCAGCCAGGAATggggagcctgaaccagccattcCAGTAGTCAATGGCGAGAAGGAGACCTCTAAGGGGGAGCCTGGAACAGAAGAGATCCGAGCAAGTGATGAGGTTGGAGACCGAGACCATCGGAGGCcacaagagaagaagaaagccaaggGTCTAG GGAAGGAGATCACTCTGCTGATGCAGACACTGAACACGCTGAGTACCCCAGAGGAGAAGCTGGCTGCACTGTGCAAGAAGTATGCTGAGCTG CTGGAAGAGCATCGGAACTCACAGAAGCAGATGAAGCTCCTGCAGAAGAAGCAGAGCCAGCTCGTGCAGGAGAAGGACCATCTGCGTGGGGAGCACAGCAAGGCCGTCCTGGCCCGAAGCAAGCTTGAGAGCCTGTGCCGGGAGCTGCAACGACACAACCGGTCACTAAAG GAAGAAGGTGTGCAGCGAGCccgtgaggaggaggagaagcgtAAAGAAGTGACTTCACACTTCCAGGTGACACTGAATGACATTCAGCTGCAGATGGAACAGCATAACGAGCGAAACTCCAAGCTTCGCCAGGAGAATATGGAGTTAGCCGAGAGACTCAAGAAGTTGATTGAGCAGTACGAGCTTCGTGAGGAG CATATTGACAAAGTCTTCAAACATAAGGACCTGCAGCAGCAGCTAGTGGACGCCAAGCTCCAGCAGGCCCAGGAgatgctgaaggaggcagaggagcgGCACCAGCGGGAGAAGGAGTTT CTCCTGAAGGAAGCAGTGGAGTCCCAGAGGATGTGCGAGCTGATGAAGCAGCAGGAGAACCACTTGAAGCAGCAG CTCGCCCTGTACACAGAGAAGTTCGAGGAGTTCCAGAACACACTTTCCAAAAGCAGTGAGGTGTTCACCACGTTCAAGCAGGAGATGGAAAAG ATGACAAAGAAGATCAAGAAGCTGGAGAAAGAAACCACCATGTATCGATCCCGATGGGAAAGCAGCAACAAGGCTCTGCTGGAGATGGCTGAAGAG AAAACCCTCCGGGACAAAGAGCTGGAAGGCCTACAGGTGAAAATCCAACGGCTGGAGAAGCTGTGCCGAGCACTGCAGACTGAGCGCAATGACCTCAACAAGAGGGTACAGGACCTGACTGCGGGGGGCATTACTGACATTGGCACTGAGCGGAGGCCGGAGGCCACAACTGCCTCCAAGGAACAAGGGGTTGAAAGTCCTGGGGCTCAACCAGCCAGCTCTCCAAAGGCCACAGACGCTCCTTGCTGCTCAGGAGCCCCGAGCACAGGAACAGCAGGCCAGACAGGGCCCAGAGAGCCCACCCCTGCCACTGCCTAG